From the genome of Betaproteobacteria bacterium, one region includes:
- a CDS encoding DUF445 family protein yields the protein MNDPLTEEKLARLRGMQRLATALLVAMLVLLALSVAFEDWHPWLKWVQAFAAAATVGAIADWFAVVALFHHPLGLPLPHTAIVPQNKDRIGESLGHFVEHNFLTAENVVRKLEERNLSLEGARWLARPENAEDIAARLCTFIPGMLNALGDEDVKRLFDRAISSQIRKIDVADMASGMLGTLTAGGRHQALLDRALRSMESWLAANEAMLTEKFSAASKYTPRVFDRYVVSKFIAGIIALSHEVAQNPGHDIRRQFDVATEQFIDKLATSPEYRMHAEALKQELLTHLEREKYYQVVWEDIRERLKADVAAEHSLIRGHICEIVRKLGTGLAEDEALQAKLNAWILHTVERSVVRHRHQVSGLITEVVRGWDTREVTQKMELEIGKDLQYIRINGTLVGGLVGLLLHAVTELF from the coding sequence ATGAACGATCCGCTTACCGAAGAGAAACTGGCGCGGCTGCGCGGGATGCAGCGCCTTGCCACCGCGCTGCTCGTCGCCATGCTGGTGCTGCTCGCGCTCAGTGTGGCGTTCGAAGATTGGCATCCATGGCTCAAGTGGGTGCAGGCGTTCGCGGCTGCGGCCACCGTGGGCGCGATTGCCGATTGGTTCGCGGTGGTCGCCCTGTTTCATCATCCGCTCGGACTGCCGTTGCCGCACACCGCGATCGTGCCTCAAAACAAGGATCGGATCGGCGAGAGCCTCGGTCATTTCGTCGAGCACAACTTCCTCACCGCGGAGAACGTCGTGCGCAAGCTCGAGGAGCGAAACTTGAGCCTCGAAGGCGCGCGCTGGCTGGCGCGCCCGGAGAACGCGGAGGACATCGCGGCCCGTCTGTGCACGTTCATACCCGGCATGCTGAACGCCCTGGGCGACGAGGACGTGAAGCGCCTGTTCGACCGTGCCATCAGCTCGCAGATCCGCAAGATCGACGTGGCGGACATGGCGAGCGGCATGCTGGGGACGCTGACTGCCGGCGGACGTCATCAGGCGCTGCTCGATCGTGCGCTGCGCTCGATGGAAAGCTGGCTGGCCGCGAACGAGGCGATGCTCACGGAAAAATTCAGCGCTGCCTCGAAATACACGCCGCGCGTTTTCGATCGCTACGTCGTGTCCAAGTTCATCGCCGGCATCATCGCACTTTCGCACGAAGTGGCGCAGAACCCCGGGCACGATATCCGGCGCCAATTCGATGTCGCGACCGAACAGTTCATCGACAAGCTCGCCACTTCGCCGGAATACCGCATGCATGCCGAAGCGCTCAAGCAGGAGCTGCTGACGCACCTGGAACGCGAGAAGTACTACCAGGTCGTGTGGGAGGATATTCGGGAGCGGCTCAAGGCCGACGTTGCGGCCGAGCACTCGCTCATTCGCGGGCACATTTGCGAGATCGTGCGCAAGCTCGGGACGGGTCTCGCCGAGGACGAGGCACTGCAGGCGAAGCTCAATGCCTGGATTCTGCATACCGTGGAGCGCTCGGTGGTGCGTCACCGCCACCAGGTTTCGGGCCTCATCACCGAAGTGGTGCGCGGTTGGGACACGCGCGAAGTCACGCAGAAGATGGAGCTCGAAATCGGCAAGGACCTGCAGTACATCCGCATCAACGGCACGCTGGTCGGCGGGTTGGTCGGTCTGCTGCTGCATGCCGTGACCGAGCTCTTCTGA
- a CDS encoding DUF2889 domain-containing protein translates to MPLPKATARKLMHTRSIDCRGYERDDGLWDIEGHLTDMKSYTWKDRGGATALAAGEPAHDMWLRITIDIDMHIHDAVAVTDAGPFAPCGDITPKFAALKGKRIGRGWLKELRDAIGGPNGCTHQWELLGRIATVAYQTTNVARRRRPRQPGEIPFVFNTCHMYTPTSPETLKRWPDLYTGPRARKGQADQTA, encoded by the coding sequence ATGCCGCTGCCGAAAGCAACCGCACGCAAGCTCATGCATACCCGCAGCATCGACTGCCGCGGCTACGAGCGCGACGACGGCCTCTGGGACATCGAAGGCCATCTCACCGACATGAAGTCCTATACCTGGAAGGATCGCGGCGGCGCGACGGCGCTCGCCGCCGGCGAGCCCGCCCATGACATGTGGCTCCGCATCACCATCGACATCGACATGCACATTCACGACGCGGTCGCGGTCACCGACGCCGGCCCGTTCGCCCCGTGCGGCGACATCACGCCCAAGTTCGCGGCGCTCAAGGGCAAGCGCATCGGGCGCGGCTGGCTGAAGGAATTGCGCGACGCGATCGGCGGGCCCAACGGCTGCACCCACCAGTGGGAGCTCCTGGGACGCATCGCGACGGTGGCGTACCAGACGACCAACGTGGCGCGCCGGCGCCGCCCGCGCCAGCCGGGGGAGATACCCTTCGTCTTCAATACCTGCCACATGTATACGCCGACGAGCCCCGAGACGCTCAAGCGCTGGCCCGATCTGTACACGGGCCCGCGTGCGCGCAAAGGCCAGGCGGATCAAACCGCTTGA
- a CDS encoding arylesterase gives MMRLPGSWIGRCAAVLCVLLALAACGGKEPKLPQLGPDDVVLAFGDSLTFGTGARDEESYPDVLAALIKRKVVRAGVPGEVTAQGLRRLSQALDTHRPKIVLLCLGGNDMLRRVNDATIVANLRAMIAAAGSRGTAVVLLGVPRPALFGGSATFYADLADEYGLVYEGEAINTVLRDPGLKSDPIHPNANGYRRIAEAVAALLRQHGAL, from the coding sequence ATGATGCGCTTGCCCGGGTCCTGGATCGGACGCTGCGCGGCCGTGTTGTGCGTGCTGCTGGCGTTGGCTGCCTGCGGTGGCAAGGAACCGAAACTGCCGCAGCTCGGGCCCGACGACGTGGTGCTCGCATTCGGCGACAGTCTCACTTTCGGCACCGGCGCACGCGACGAGGAGAGCTATCCCGACGTGCTCGCCGCGCTCATCAAGCGCAAGGTGGTGCGCGCCGGCGTGCCGGGCGAGGTGACGGCCCAGGGCTTGCGCCGGTTGAGCCAGGCGCTCGATACGCACCGGCCGAAGATCGTGCTGTTGTGCCTGGGCGGCAACGACATGCTGCGGCGGGTGAACGACGCAACCATCGTCGCCAATTTGCGCGCGATGATTGCAGCGGCGGGAAGCCGCGGCACGGCGGTCGTGCTGCTCGGGGTGCCGCGGCCGGCGCTGTTCGGCGGATCGGCGACCTTTTATGCCGACCTCGCGGACGAATACGGCCTGGTGTACGAGGGCGAGGCGATCAACACCGTGCTGCGCGATCCCGGGCTCAAGTCGGACCCGATCCATCCCAACGCCAACGGCTATCGGCGCATCGCCGAGGCCGTCGCCGCGCTGCTCAGGCAACACGGTGCGTTGTAG
- a CDS encoding FAD-dependent oxidoreductase: MGETSQFDAIVIGGGHNGLTCACYLAQAGLKVGLFERAPEVGGAAITEEFHPGFRNSVAAYTVSLLHPKVIRDLSLDQHGLHIVQRPMANFLPLANGDCLRMGPTDADVRAEVARFSSRDAERLPAYQTMLGRVADTLRSLAVRTPPNVGGGFADLVAGLRTAYELRGLDMPARRDLLDLFTKSAGDLLDAWFEGAPLKACFGFDAIVGNFASPYAPGTAYVLLHHVFGEVNGVRGAWGHAIGGMGAITQAMRREAERLGVAIFTGTPVAKVNVVRDRACGIALDDGREFEARCVISNLNPRLLYLQLLDPALLDADFLRRMRAYKCASATFRMNVALSELPRFECAPQPGPHHGAGIIMAPSLAYMEQAYADARAQGWSRQPVVEMLIPSTLDTSLAPEGRHVASLFCQHFAPQLPDGRDWDAERDRAADLVIDTVTRYAPNFRGSVIARSALSPLDLERRFGLVGGDIFHGALTLDQLWAARPVLGYGAYRGPIAGLYMCGAGTHPGGGVTGLPGMNAAREILRDWRRLKR, translated from the coding sequence ATGGGTGAGACCTCGCAATTCGACGCAATCGTGATCGGCGGCGGGCATAACGGCCTCACCTGTGCGTGTTATCTCGCGCAAGCGGGCCTGAAAGTCGGCCTGTTCGAGCGTGCCCCGGAGGTCGGTGGCGCTGCGATCACCGAGGAGTTCCATCCCGGATTTCGCAATTCGGTTGCCGCCTATACCGTCAGCCTGCTGCACCCCAAGGTCATCCGGGACTTGAGCCTCGATCAGCATGGGCTTCACATCGTGCAGCGGCCGATGGCGAATTTTCTGCCGCTGGCCAACGGCGATTGCCTGCGCATGGGGCCAACCGATGCCGATGTGCGTGCCGAGGTCGCCCGATTTTCGTCGCGCGATGCCGAGCGATTGCCGGCCTACCAGACAATGCTGGGCCGCGTGGCCGATACGCTACGCAGCCTTGCGGTCCGGACGCCGCCGAACGTGGGCGGCGGGTTTGCCGACCTGGTGGCCGGGCTTCGCACCGCCTATGAGCTGCGAGGGCTCGACATGCCGGCGCGGCGCGACCTGCTGGATCTCTTCACCAAGAGTGCCGGGGACCTGCTCGACGCGTGGTTCGAGGGTGCGCCACTCAAGGCGTGCTTCGGTTTCGACGCGATCGTCGGCAATTTCGCCAGCCCCTATGCCCCCGGAACCGCGTACGTGCTGTTGCATCACGTATTCGGCGAAGTGAACGGCGTGCGCGGCGCCTGGGGTCATGCGATCGGCGGGATGGGGGCAATCACGCAAGCGATGCGCCGGGAAGCCGAACGACTCGGTGTCGCGATTTTCACCGGGACGCCGGTTGCAAAAGTCAACGTGGTGCGCGATCGGGCATGCGGCATCGCGCTCGATGATGGCCGTGAGTTCGAGGCGCGCTGCGTGATCTCCAACCTCAATCCGCGGCTGCTCTACCTGCAGCTGCTCGATCCGGCCCTGCTCGATGCCGACTTCCTGCGCCGCATGCGCGCCTATAAGTGTGCTTCGGCCACGTTTCGCATGAATGTCGCACTGTCCGAGCTGCCGCGCTTCGAGTGCGCCCCACAGCCCGGCCCGCATCATGGCGCCGGCATCATCATGGCGCCTTCGCTTGCGTACATGGAGCAGGCTTATGCAGATGCGCGCGCGCAAGGCTGGTCGCGGCAACCGGTGGTCGAGATGCTGATACCGAGCACGCTGGATACGAGCCTCGCCCCCGAGGGCCGTCATGTGGCGAGTCTTTTCTGCCAGCACTTCGCGCCGCAACTGCCGGACGGGCGCGACTGGGATGCCGAACGCGATCGGGCCGCCGACCTCGTGATCGATACCGTGACGCGCTACGCGCCGAACTTCCGCGGCTCCGTGATCGCGCGCAGCGCGCTCTCGCCCCTGGACCTGGAGCGGCGCTTCGGGCTCGTGGGCGGCGATATTTTTCACGGCGCATTGACGCTCGACCAGCTGTGGGCGGCGCGGCCGGTGCTCGGCTACGGCGCCTATCGCGGACCGATCGCGGGACTTTACATGTGCGGCGCCGGCACCCATCCCGGGGGCGGCGTCACGGGTCTGCCCGGCATGAATGCGGCGCGCGAGATCCTGCGCGACTGGCGAAGGCTGAAGCGATGA
- a CDS encoding TIM barrel protein, which translates to MALLDRIGIDLSRKIRLEEGIELAARHGVRFIDVQLDAGENAMERFDEARASAVRAACQRHRIALGLHTSSAVNVAEYAPVMADAVDRYLHAYLDAYRLLDARWVVIHAGYHFTDDKEVRMQAGLERIRRIVAAAEQSGAILYLENLNKEPQAAEVHYLAHTLEEWRYYYERIDSPSFRLSFTVNHAHLVSEGVDGFVDALDFRRVGEVRLADCFRNGHEVHLLPGQGDLDFGRMFERIEAAGFSGHYTNAFGTLDDMLAARAGLVAIARAAGVSVD; encoded by the coding sequence ATGGCACTTCTCGATCGCATCGGAATCGACCTGAGCCGCAAGATTCGACTGGAAGAGGGCATCGAGCTCGCGGCGCGGCACGGCGTGCGCTTCATCGACGTGCAGTTGGACGCCGGCGAAAACGCGATGGAGCGCTTCGACGAAGCCCGGGCGTCTGCCGTACGTGCGGCCTGCCAACGCCACCGCATTGCGCTCGGCCTGCACACGTCTTCGGCGGTGAACGTCGCAGAGTACGCGCCGGTGATGGCCGACGCGGTCGACCGTTACCTGCACGCGTATCTCGATGCGTACCGCCTGCTGGATGCGCGCTGGGTCGTGATCCACGCCGGCTATCACTTCACCGACGACAAGGAAGTGCGCATGCAGGCGGGCCTGGAGCGCATCCGGCGCATCGTGGCCGCTGCCGAGCAGAGCGGGGCGATCCTGTATCTCGAGAATCTCAACAAGGAGCCACAGGCCGCCGAGGTGCATTACCTCGCGCACACGCTCGAGGAATGGCGCTACTACTACGAGCGGATCGATTCGCCGAGCTTTCGCTTGTCGTTCACCGTCAATCATGCGCACCTGGTGTCCGAAGGCGTCGACGGATTCGTCGATGCACTGGATTTCCGTCGCGTCGGAGAGGTGCGCCTGGCCGATTGCTTCCGCAACGGCCATGAGGTTCACCTGCTGCCCGGGCAGGGCGATCTCGATTTCGGCCGGATGTTCGAGCGCATCGAAGCCGCCGGCTTCAGCGGTCACTACACCAACGCATTCGGAACGCTCGACGACATGTTGGCGGCGCGTGCGGGTCTCGTTGCCATCGCGCGTGCGGCCGGAGTGAGTGTCGATTGA
- a CDS encoding sulfurtransferase, producing MSDTIDAITLASWLRDGDELALIDVREAGQFGEGHLFFATSLPYSRLELDAGRLIPRPGTRIVAHDGGEDRLARLACERLRALGYDNVFVLAGGARAWVASGRPIYKGVNLPSKTFGELVEHVYETPRVSVAELHAMLERGDDVVVLDGRPFSEYSKMSIPTGTCCPNGELPYRVDAMVANPNTKIVVNCAGRTRSILGAQTLRNFGVPNPVFALENGTQGWYLADLPLDRGADRKYPPIAPGTDLSALQARAQALAECHGVGYVEAETVAGWIADASRSVFLCDVRTPEEVAAGSIPGAQLAPGGQLIQSTDQYVGVRNARIVVFDSDLVRAPVCASWLAQMGHEVHVLRQGAGARLNVPSGPQPRLPALRSLPPSALLPFLRSGCLLDLRASAAYRKSHVEGAVWSIRPVAAYFAAADKPIALLADDARVAQLAAIDLLDAGATDVRVVEGGLSACEVAGLAMLATPDQPADSERIDFLFFVHDRHEGNKAAARAYLEWETGLLGQLDQHERASFRLPASTHC from the coding sequence ATGAGCGATACGATCGATGCAATCACGCTCGCAAGCTGGTTGCGCGATGGCGACGAGCTGGCGTTGATCGATGTGCGCGAAGCCGGTCAGTTCGGCGAAGGCCATCTGTTCTTCGCCACTTCGCTACCCTACAGCCGACTGGAGCTCGACGCAGGCCGGCTCATTCCGCGCCCGGGGACACGGATCGTCGCGCACGACGGCGGCGAAGACCGGCTTGCGCGGCTCGCCTGCGAGCGGTTACGCGCGCTGGGCTATGACAACGTGTTCGTGCTCGCGGGCGGAGCGCGCGCCTGGGTGGCTTCCGGGCGTCCGATCTACAAGGGCGTGAACCTGCCGAGCAAGACGTTCGGCGAGCTCGTCGAGCACGTCTACGAAACGCCGCGGGTCAGCGTGGCCGAGCTTCACGCGATGCTCGAGCGAGGCGACGACGTGGTGGTGCTCGACGGGCGTCCCTTCAGCGAATACAGCAAGATGAGCATTCCCACCGGGACCTGCTGCCCGAACGGCGAGCTACCCTATCGCGTCGATGCGATGGTCGCCAATCCGAACACGAAGATCGTCGTCAACTGCGCCGGGCGCACGCGCAGCATCCTGGGCGCCCAGACCTTGCGCAACTTCGGCGTGCCGAACCCGGTCTTCGCGCTGGAGAACGGCACCCAGGGCTGGTATCTCGCCGATCTGCCGCTCGACCGCGGCGCCGATCGCAAGTATCCGCCCATCGCGCCCGGCACCGATCTCTCCGCTTTGCAGGCCCGGGCGCAAGCGCTCGCCGAATGCCACGGCGTGGGCTACGTCGAGGCCGAAACGGTGGCGGGCTGGATTGCGGATGCAAGCCGCAGCGTGTTCCTGTGCGACGTGCGCACGCCCGAGGAGGTTGCGGCGGGCTCGATTCCGGGCGCGCAGCTTGCACCGGGCGGACAGCTGATCCAGTCGACGGATCAATATGTCGGCGTGCGCAATGCACGCATCGTCGTGTTCGATTCCGATCTGGTGCGCGCGCCCGTTTGTGCCAGCTGGCTTGCGCAGATGGGCCATGAGGTGCATGTCCTGCGCCAGGGTGCTGGAGCCAGGTTGAACGTGCCGTCCGGACCGCAACCGCGCCTTCCTGCCTTGCGCTCGCTGCCGCCCTCGGCGCTGTTGCCATTCTTGCGCAGTGGCTGTTTGCTCGATTTGCGCGCCAGCGCGGCATATCGCAAGTCGCATGTCGAGGGCGCCGTGTGGAGCATCCGGCCGGTGGCCGCTTACTTTGCCGCGGCCGACAAGCCGATCGCGCTGCTCGCGGACGATGCGCGCGTCGCCCAGCTTGCCGCCATCGACCTGCTCGACGCCGGTGCCACCGACGTGCGGGTCGTCGAAGGCGGCCTGTCGGCTTGCGAGGTGGCCGGCCTTGCCATGCTCGCCACGCCCGATCAACCCGCGGATTCCGAGCGGATCGACTTTCTCTTCTTCGTCCACGATCGCCATGAAGGCAACAAGGCCGCCGCGCGCGCCTACCTCGAATGGGAAACCGGATTGCTGGGCCAGCTCGACCAGCACGAGCGCGCGAGCTTCCGCTTGCCGGCAAGCACGCACTGTTAA
- a CDS encoding enoyl-CoA hydratase/isomerase family protein — MAYKCLLYDVQNRIATLTLNRPDRLNALGDSLRDDLHDAILRSSADQEVRVLVITGAGRGFCSGGDVKSMSERDRAGGAASFEDKIAPSRDRTILAMRDCPKPIIAAVNGPAAGAGMNLALACDMRIASTAAKFSQAFVKRGLHPDWGGSYFLPRVVGIAKACELIFTGDVIDAEEAYKLGIVNSIAAPEALMAKTYELAGKIAAGPPIAIRLAKRAIYHNQEVDLRAGLEYETYAQNLCRETEDSKEGVKAFMEKRAPNFRGC; from the coding sequence ATGGCGTATAAATGCTTGCTCTACGACGTGCAGAACCGGATCGCGACGCTCACCCTGAACCGGCCGGATCGCTTGAACGCGCTCGGCGACTCGCTGCGCGACGACCTGCACGACGCCATCCTGCGCTCGTCGGCCGACCAAGAGGTGCGTGTCCTGGTGATCACCGGCGCCGGGCGCGGATTCTGTTCCGGCGGCGACGTGAAATCCATGAGCGAGCGCGATCGTGCCGGCGGGGCGGCTTCGTTCGAGGACAAGATCGCGCCGAGCCGCGACCGGACCATCCTCGCCATGCGCGATTGCCCCAAACCGATCATCGCGGCGGTGAACGGACCGGCGGCGGGTGCCGGCATGAATCTCGCGCTCGCGTGCGACATGCGGATCGCATCGACCGCCGCCAAGTTCTCGCAGGCGTTCGTCAAGCGCGGCCTGCATCCGGATTGGGGCGGCAGCTATTTCCTGCCGCGGGTGGTCGGCATTGCGAAAGCGTGCGAGCTGATCTTCACCGGCGACGTGATCGATGCCGAGGAGGCGTACAAGCTCGGTATCGTAAATTCGATTGCTGCGCCCGAGGCGCTGATGGCGAAAACCTACGAGCTTGCCGGCAAGATCGCTGCGGGTCCGCCGATCGCGATTCGTCTTGCCAAGCGCGCGATCTACCACAACCAGGAGGTCGACCTGCGCGCCGGGCTGGAATACGAGACCTACGCGCAGAACCTGTGCCGCGAGACCGAGGACTCGAAGGAAGGTGTGAAGGCGTTCATGGAAAAGCGGGCGCCGAACTTTCGCGGTTGCTGA